One segment of Xanthomonas oryzae pv. oryzae DNA contains the following:
- the rpsO gene encoding 30S ribosomal protein S15 — MSVDTQKVIEDNKRSAQDTGSPEVQVALLTARIELLTGHFKTHKKDHHSRRGLLQMVNRRRSLLDYLKKKDNERYKSLIEKLGLRR, encoded by the coding sequence ATGTCTGTCGACACCCAGAAAGTTATTGAAGACAACAAGCGCAGCGCTCAGGACACCGGTTCGCCGGAAGTGCAGGTCGCTCTGCTGACCGCGCGTATCGAACTGCTGACCGGTCACTTCAAGACCCATAAGAAGGATCACCACAGCCGTCGTGGTCTGCTGCAGATGGTCAACCGTCGCCGCAGCCTGCTCGACTACCTGAAGAAGAAGGACAACGAGCGTTACAAGTCCTTGATCGAGAAGCTCGGCCTGCGCCGCTAA
- the truB gene encoding tRNA pseudouridine(55) synthase TruB yields MKPRIAYRPLHGILLLDKPAGLSSNNALQAARRLLRAEKGGHTGSLDPLATGLLPLCFGEATKIAGLLLGSAKAYDAEIVLGVTTDTDDADGEPLRERAVPDVSEADLQVALAAFIGRIQQQAPIYSALKQGGEPLYAKARRGEVIDAPVREVEVQAIEVLGYSAPRLTLRVTCGSGTYIRSLARDLGEVLGCGAHIASLRRLWVEPFRAPQMITLEGLATALEAGAEAQTVLLPIEAGLADFARIVLDAALAARFRMGQRLRDAAFPTGQVAVFGPDGSPSGLGLVDADGRLSPQRLFNGLNEISVC; encoded by the coding sequence TTGAAACCCCGCATCGCTTACCGCCCGTTGCACGGCATCCTGTTGCTGGACAAGCCGGCCGGGCTCAGTTCCAACAATGCATTGCAGGCCGCGCGCCGCTTATTGCGTGCAGAGAAAGGTGGCCATACCGGTAGCCTGGACCCGCTGGCCACCGGCCTGCTACCGCTCTGCTTTGGCGAAGCCACCAAGATCGCCGGACTGCTGCTCGGGTCGGCCAAGGCGTACGACGCCGAGATCGTGCTGGGCGTCACCACCGATACCGATGATGCCGACGGCGAGCCGCTGCGCGAACGTGCGGTACCCGACGTGAGCGAGGCCGATCTGCAGGTGGCGCTGGCGGCTTTCATCGGCCGCATCCAGCAGCAGGCGCCGATCTATTCCGCACTCAAGCAAGGCGGTGAGCCGCTGTATGCCAAGGCGCGGCGTGGCGAGGTCATTGACGCGCCGGTACGTGAGGTCGAGGTGCAGGCGATCGAAGTGCTGGGCTACAGCGCGCCGCGTTTGACGCTGCGCGTGACCTGCGGTTCGGGGACGTATATCCGCAGCCTGGCGCGCGATCTCGGCGAGGTGCTGGGCTGCGGCGCGCATATCGCGTCGTTGCGTCGACTCTGGGTGGAGCCGTTTCGTGCTCCGCAAATGATCACGCTGGAGGGGTTGGCGACAGCGCTGGAAGCCGGCGCCGAGGCGCAGACGGTGTTGCTGCCGATCGAGGCCGGCCTGGCCGATTTTGCGCGGATCGTGCTCGATGCGGCTCTCGCGGCGCGTTTCCGCATGGGGCAGCGCTTGCGCGATGCCGCATTCCCGACTGGCCAGGTGGCCGTGTTCGGGCCCGACGGAAGCCCCTCGGGGCTGGGCTTGGTGGATGCGGATGGACGCTTGTCGCCACAGCGATTGTTCAATGGACTGAATGAGATTTCAGTATGTTAA
- the purE gene encoding 5-(carboxyamino)imidazole ribonucleotide mutase, which produces MTSNHSVPLVGIVMGSRSDWETMQHAAHKLDALGVPYEVKVVSAHRTPDVLFTYAEQAGERGLRAIIAGAGGAAHLPGMLAAKTAVPVLGVPVQSKALNGMDSLLSIVQMPAGIPVATFAIGNAGAANAALFAAAMLAPEQAQIGQALGQFRAKQTDDVMACDDPRQ; this is translated from the coding sequence ATGACCTCCAACCACTCCGTGCCGCTGGTCGGCATCGTGATGGGCTCCCGTTCGGATTGGGAGACCATGCAACACGCAGCTCACAAGCTTGACGCGCTGGGCGTGCCGTACGAAGTCAAGGTGGTCTCGGCGCACCGTACCCCCGACGTATTGTTCACCTACGCCGAACAGGCTGGCGAACGCGGCCTGCGCGCGATCATTGCCGGTGCCGGCGGCGCGGCGCATCTGCCGGGCATGCTGGCTGCCAAGACCGCGGTGCCGGTACTTGGTGTGCCGGTGCAGTCCAAGGCGCTCAATGGCATGGATTCGCTGCTATCGATCGTGCAGATGCCAGCCGGCATTCCGGTGGCCACCTTTGCCATCGGCAATGCGGGTGCGGCCAATGCGGCGTTGTTTGCGGCGGCCATGCTGGCGCCCGAGCAGGCGCAGATCGGTCAAGCACTGGGGCAGTTCCGCGCCAAGCAGACCGACGATGTCATGGCCTGCGACGACCCGCGTCAATGA
- a CDS encoding SDR family NAD(P)-dependent oxidoreductase: MSSVQAQPQTAALAGRVVLITGAAGGLGAAAAQACAAAGATVVLLGRKLRPLERLYDAVAALGSEPLLYPLDLAGATPDDYATLAQRLQTELGGLHGLLQCAADFAGLTPAELAAPADFARTLHVNLTARAWLTQACLPLLRQQHDAAVVFVVDDPARVGQAYWGAYGAAQHAQRGLIASLHHETAAGPVRVSGLQPGPMRTALRARAFTHHEDSDAVDAVRYAPACVSVLSAAGATHRGAIWSPSV; this comes from the coding sequence GTGAGTTCGGTGCAGGCCCAGCCTCAAACCGCCGCCTTGGCGGGTCGCGTCGTGCTGATCACCGGCGCTGCCGGTGGCCTTGGCGCCGCCGCGGCACAGGCATGCGCGGCCGCAGGCGCCACGGTGGTCTTGCTTGGCCGCAAGCTGCGCCCGCTGGAACGCCTGTACGACGCAGTTGCAGCGCTGGGTAGCGAGCCGCTGCTGTATCCGCTGGATCTGGCCGGCGCAACACCAGACGACTACGCCACGCTCGCGCAACGGTTGCAGACTGAGCTCGGCGGCCTGCATGGCTTGCTGCAGTGCGCTGCCGACTTTGCCGGCCTGACGCCGGCCGAACTTGCCGCTCCCGCCGATTTCGCGCGCACCTTGCATGTCAACCTGACCGCGCGCGCGTGGCTGACCCAGGCATGCCTGCCTTTATTGCGTCAGCAGCACGACGCAGCCGTGGTGTTTGTGGTGGACGACCCCGCACGCGTCGGCCAGGCCTATTGGGGCGCATATGGCGCCGCTCAGCATGCGCAGCGCGGCCTCATCGCGAGCCTGCATCATGAAACCGCCGCTGGCCCGGTCCGCGTCAGCGGCCTGCAACCCGGCCCGATGCGCACCGCATTGCGCGCACGCGCTTTCACCCATCACGAAGACAGCGACGCGGTCGATGCCGTACGTTACGCGCCTGCATGCGTCAGCGTGTTGTCCGCCGCTGGGGCGACGCATCGCGGTGCGATCTGGAGTCCGTCGGTATGA
- a CDS encoding superoxide dismutase codes for MPIEHVALPYSRAALEPHLSSATLGAHHGVCHRSEVEQLNARIEGSEFAELTLEQIIAQAQGTLFHLAAQVWNHNFYWQCLRPRAGGEPLGQLGERIAKSFGDFVHFKLEFNRMALTSFGSGWVWLVQRPDGALAVVATPNASTPLTGPDIPLLACDIWEHAYYLDYQQDRARYLDAFWKLVNWDFVASRLG; via the coding sequence ATGCCGATCGAACACGTTGCACTGCCCTACTCCCGCGCGGCCCTGGAGCCGCATCTTTCCTCTGCAACACTGGGGGCGCACCACGGCGTCTGTCACCGCAGCGAGGTGGAGCAGCTCAACGCGCGCATCGAAGGCAGCGAGTTTGCCGAGCTGACGCTGGAACAGATCATCGCGCAGGCGCAGGGCACGCTGTTTCATCTCGCCGCGCAGGTGTGGAACCACAACTTCTATTGGCAGTGCCTGCGTCCGCGTGCTGGCGGCGAGCCGCTTGGACAGCTCGGCGAGCGCATCGCCAAATCCTTCGGCGACTTCGTGCATTTCAAACTAGAGTTCAATCGCATGGCCTTGACCAGCTTCGGCTCGGGTTGGGTGTGGCTGGTGCAACGCCCGGACGGCGCGCTGGCAGTGGTCGCCACACCCAATGCCTCCACCCCGCTCACCGGGCCGGACATTCCGCTCCTCGCTTGCGATATCTGGGAACATGCGTACTACCTGGACTACCAACAGGATCGCGCGCGCTACCTGGATGCGTTCTGGAAGCTGGTCAACTGGGATTTTGTCGCAAGCCGGCTGGGCTGA
- a CDS encoding 5-(carboxyamino)imidazole ribonucleotide synthase produces the protein MTTVGILGGGQLARMLVLAGAPLGIRFAVFDPSANACAGQVAPLQVGAFDDVATLAAFAEQVDVITFDFENVPATSAQQLAVQVPVFPSPAALAVAQDRLSEKTLFRELGIPVPEFAAIDDRAGLDAALAQIGTPCVLKTRRFGYDGKGQFRIKTLADADAAWDALGAQAAHVGLIVEAFVPFQREVSVVAVRGRDGAFRAWPLTENWHVDGVLSASIAPARVDAALQASAESHARAVSERLDYVGVFALELFVRDGELLANEMAPRVHNSGHWTIEGAETSQFENHVRAVLGLPLGSTAMRGHACMLNWLGAMPDATAFLAVPGGHWHDYGKQARNGRKVGHATLRAETTQALALAVRDAGAALLRDAQVGPVVARLNEG, from the coding sequence ATGACCACGGTCGGTATTCTCGGTGGCGGCCAGCTGGCGCGCATGTTGGTGCTGGCCGGTGCGCCGCTCGGCATACGCTTTGCGGTATTCGATCCGTCGGCCAATGCCTGCGCAGGGCAGGTTGCGCCGCTGCAGGTTGGCGCCTTCGATGACGTGGCGACCCTTGCCGCCTTCGCCGAACAGGTGGATGTGATCACCTTCGACTTCGAGAACGTGCCGGCCACCAGCGCGCAGCAACTTGCCGTCCAGGTGCCGGTGTTTCCGAGTCCGGCTGCGCTGGCGGTTGCGCAGGATCGGCTCAGCGAAAAAACCTTGTTCCGCGAGCTCGGCATTCCGGTGCCGGAGTTTGCCGCGATCGACGACCGCGCCGGCCTGGATGCAGCGCTTGCGCAGATCGGTACGCCGTGCGTGCTGAAGACGCGCCGCTTCGGCTATGACGGCAAGGGCCAGTTCCGCATCAAGACGCTCGCCGATGCCGATGCCGCGTGGGACGCACTGGGCGCACAGGCGGCACACGTTGGGTTGATCGTGGAAGCGTTCGTGCCGTTCCAGCGCGAGGTCAGCGTGGTGGCAGTGCGTGGGCGCGATGGCGCATTCCGTGCCTGGCCCCTGACTGAGAACTGGCACGTAGATGGCGTGTTGTCGGCCAGTATCGCGCCGGCGCGCGTGGATGCGGCGCTGCAGGCATCGGCCGAATCGCACGCGCGTGCCGTGTCGGAAAGGCTCGACTATGTTGGCGTGTTTGCGCTGGAACTGTTCGTGCGCGACGGTGAGTTGCTTGCCAACGAAATGGCGCCACGCGTGCACAACTCCGGGCATTGGACCATCGAAGGCGCCGAAACCTCGCAATTCGAAAATCATGTGCGTGCCGTCCTTGGCTTGCCGCTGGGCAGCACGGCGATGCGCGGCCATGCCTGCATGCTGAACTGGCTGGGTGCGATGCCGGATGCCACCGCGTTTCTGGCGGTGCCGGGTGGGCATTGGCACGATTACGGCAAACAAGCCCGCAATGGCCGCAAGGTAGGGCACGCAACACTGCGCGCGGAGACAACGCAGGCGCTTGCACTGGCAGTGCGCGATGCAGGCGCGGCGTTGCTGCGCGATGCGCAAGTTGGGCCGGTGGTTGCGCGCTTGAACGAAGGCTGA
- a CDS encoding Trm112 family protein — MDRKLLDLLCSPDTRQPLSLLDVKGLEALNAAIAGGTLQRADGTAQTQPLREALITRDRKQIFRVDDGIPVLLAEEAIATTQIADFPEK, encoded by the coding sequence ATGGATCGCAAACTGCTCGACCTGCTGTGCTCGCCCGACACCCGCCAGCCGCTTTCGCTGCTCGACGTCAAGGGCCTGGAAGCACTGAACGCCGCCATTGCCGGCGGAACCCTGCAACGCGCCGACGGCACCGCCCAGACCCAGCCGCTGCGTGAGGCACTGATCACCCGCGACCGCAAGCAGATCTTCCGCGTCGATGACGGCATCCCGGTGCTGCTGGCCGAAGAGGCCATCGCCACCACGCAAATCGCCGACTTCCCCGAAAAGTGA
- the grxD gene encoding Grx4 family monothiol glutaredoxin, which yields MLVMERIQAEVEQHPIVLFMKGTPQFPMCEFSSRAVQALVAAGADQLRTINVLEEPEVRANLPRYSNWPTFPQLFIHGELIGGCDITLKLFEVGELKRIVSEAYQP from the coding sequence ATGCTGGTGATGGAACGGATCCAGGCCGAAGTCGAACAACACCCGATCGTGCTGTTCATGAAAGGTACCCCGCAATTCCCGATGTGCGAGTTTTCCAGCCGCGCCGTGCAGGCCCTGGTGGCCGCCGGTGCCGACCAGCTGCGCACCATCAACGTGCTGGAAGAACCCGAGGTGCGTGCGAATCTACCGCGCTATTCCAACTGGCCGACCTTTCCGCAATTGTTCATTCATGGCGAGCTGATTGGCGGCTGCGACATCACCCTGAAGTTGTTTGAAGTCGGCGAGCTCAAGCGCATCGTCAGCGAGGCCTATCAGCCGTGA
- a CDS encoding YhgN family NAAT transporter, with protein sequence MTILSAALLLFLILDPLGNIPVFLSVLKPLPPMRQRFVLARELLIALCVLMAFLWCGKYALELMHLRQESVAIAGGIVLFLIGIRMIFPRPEGLMGEIPDGEPFIVPLAIPLVAGPSGMAAVMLMGSNEPTRLWDWSLALMIAWIGASSILASAPLLYKLLGHRALTAIERLMGMLLVAISVQMFLDGLGTYFKLPASI encoded by the coding sequence ATGACCATTCTTTCAGCGGCGCTGCTGCTGTTCCTGATTCTCGACCCGCTGGGCAACATCCCGGTATTTCTCAGCGTGCTCAAGCCGCTGCCGCCCATGCGCCAGCGCTTCGTGCTTGCGCGCGAACTGCTGATCGCCCTGTGCGTGTTGATGGCGTTCCTGTGGTGCGGCAAATACGCGCTGGAGCTGATGCATCTGCGCCAGGAATCGGTGGCCATCGCCGGCGGCATCGTGCTGTTCCTGATCGGTATCCGCATGATCTTTCCGCGGCCCGAAGGCCTGATGGGCGAAATCCCCGACGGCGAGCCCTTCATCGTGCCGCTGGCCATCCCGCTGGTAGCCGGCCCATCCGGCATGGCCGCGGTCATGCTCATGGGCAGCAACGAGCCTACGCGGCTTTGGGACTGGAGCCTAGCGCTGATGATCGCCTGGATCGGCGCCTCGTCGATCCTCGCCTCCGCACCGCTGCTGTACAAACTGCTCGGACACCGCGCGCTCACGGCCATCGAGCGCCTGATGGGCATGCTGCTGGTTGCCATCTCCGTACAGATGTTCCTGGACGGCCTGGGGACGTACTTCAAGCTGCCGGCATCGATCTAG
- a CDS encoding DUF2272 domain-containing protein gives MIVKPCQWLCLLLAGVGSSAAAAEVCDIPPRFGTSPAAIAIVRSACNEHRLWQRPFIDAKGRVVSLGVTEAESGYLADHGLVAWQRVAGYWRDSGTLASMSGRPGASSCAALDGTRYTASDCRAFLIDNPWSAAFISWVMTQSGLSGFHRSVRHLDYIRSAYDDGATGPYRFTDPAVEKPAPGDLLCLLRGRSTALGYAGLKAALGGSAPMPWQSHCDVVVAANVGGDRTLYLIGGNVFNTVMMRKMPLDRAGRVVLPTPQSDSSQEQNEDSVGIASECTPAHEELCDFNRRDWAALLKLRPDATMSAPPPSAPLPTPGIVPTDQAMPPGFPRVVPPRPETQPAQT, from the coding sequence ATGATCGTAAAACCTTGCCAGTGGCTCTGCTTGTTGCTGGCAGGTGTTGGAAGCAGCGCTGCGGCTGCGGAGGTGTGCGATATCCCGCCACGGTTCGGCACCAGCCCCGCTGCGATCGCCATCGTGCGCAGCGCCTGCAATGAGCATCGTCTCTGGCAACGCCCGTTTATCGATGCCAAGGGTCGCGTGGTCAGCCTGGGCGTCACCGAAGCCGAGTCGGGTTATCTCGCCGACCATGGTCTGGTCGCCTGGCAACGCGTTGCAGGCTATTGGCGCGACAGCGGCACACTTGCATCGATGAGCGGCCGCCCCGGCGCTTCCAGCTGCGCGGCACTGGATGGCACGCGCTACACCGCCAGCGACTGCCGCGCGTTTTTGATCGACAACCCGTGGTCGGCCGCTTTCATTTCCTGGGTAATGACGCAGTCGGGGCTGAGCGGTTTTCATCGCTCCGTACGCCATCTGGATTACATCCGCAGCGCCTATGACGACGGCGCCACCGGACCGTACCGGTTCACCGATCCGGCGGTCGAAAAGCCTGCGCCCGGCGATCTGCTGTGCCTGCTGCGCGGGCGCAGCACCGCACTGGGCTATGCCGGCCTGAAGGCTGCCCTCGGCGGCAGCGCACCGATGCCGTGGCAGTCGCATTGCGACGTGGTGGTGGCCGCCAATGTCGGCGGTGACCGCACGCTGTACCTGATCGGCGGCAATGTGTTCAACACGGTGATGATGCGCAAGATGCCGCTGGATCGCGCCGGTCGCGTGGTGTTGCCAACGCCGCAATCGGACAGCAGTCAGGAGCAGAATGAAGACAGCGTGGGCATCGCCAGCGAGTGCACGCCCGCGCACGAAGAACTGTGCGACTTCAATCGCCGCGACTGGGCAGCACTGCTGAAACTGCGGCCTGACGCGACAATGAGCGCACCGCCGCCGAGTGCGCCATTGCCGACACCCGGCATCGTGCCCACAGATCAGGCAATGCCGCCAGGCTTCCCGCGCGTTGTGCCGCCGCGTCCGGAGACGCAGCCTGCGCAGACGTAA
- the pnp gene encoding polyribonucleotide nucleotidyltransferase — translation MAKITKTFQYGKHTVTLETGEIARQAGGAVIVKFDDTVLLVTAVAAKSAREGQDFFPLTVDYQEKFYAGGRIPGGFFKREGRATEKETLISRLIDRPIRPLFPEDYKNEVQIIATVMSMNPDIDGDIAALIGASAALSLAGTPFNGPIAAAKVGYKNGEYILNPTVTDLKDSQLELVVAGTANAVLMVESEAELLSEEVMLGAVTFGHREMQKVINIINELAVEAGTKPSDWVAPAKNDGMIAALKEAVGDQLASAFQVRDKLQRRDAISAIKKDVLGALAPRATIEGWAAGDLAKEFGELEYQTMRGSVLSTKVRIDGRALDTVRPISAKAGVLPRTHGSALFTRGETQAIVITTLGTARDGQVIDAVSGEYKENFLFHYNFPPYSVGECGRFGAPKRREIGHGRLAKRGVLAVMPSLEEFPYTIRVVSEITESNGSSSMASVCGSSLALMDAGVPIKAPVAGIAMGLVKEGNDFVVLSDILGDEDHLGDMDFKVAGTAEGVSALQMDIKIEGITEEIMKQALQQAKAGRLHILGEMAHALTTPRQELSDYAPRLLTIKIHPDKIREVIGKGGSTIQAITKETGTQIDIQDDGTIIIASVNAIAAQAAKSRIEQITSDVEPGRIYEGKVAKIMDFGAFVTILPGKDGLVHVSQISSERVEKVGDKLKEGDLVRVKVLEVDKQGRIRLSIKAVEEGEGVPASAE, via the coding sequence GTGGCAAAAATCACCAAAACCTTCCAGTACGGCAAGCACACCGTCACCCTTGAGACGGGCGAAATCGCTCGCCAGGCAGGCGGTGCCGTCATCGTCAAGTTCGACGACACCGTACTGCTGGTCACCGCCGTCGCCGCCAAGAGCGCGCGCGAAGGGCAGGACTTCTTTCCCCTGACGGTCGATTATCAGGAGAAGTTCTACGCCGGCGGCCGCATCCCGGGCGGCTTCTTCAAGCGCGAAGGACGTGCGACCGAGAAGGAAACGTTGATCTCGCGCCTGATCGATCGTCCGATCCGTCCGCTGTTCCCGGAGGACTACAAGAACGAAGTGCAGATCATCGCCACGGTGATGTCGATGAACCCTGACATCGACGGCGATATCGCCGCGCTGATCGGCGCATCGGCCGCGCTGTCGCTGGCCGGCACTCCGTTCAACGGCCCGATCGCTGCGGCGAAGGTCGGTTACAAGAATGGCGAATACATTCTCAACCCGACCGTGACCGATCTGAAGGATTCGCAGCTGGAGTTGGTCGTGGCCGGTACCGCCAATGCGGTGCTGATGGTCGAGTCCGAAGCCGAGTTGCTGTCGGAAGAAGTGATGCTGGGCGCGGTGACGTTCGGCCATCGCGAAATGCAGAAAGTCATCAACATCATCAACGAGCTGGCCGTCGAAGCCGGCACCAAGCCGTCCGATTGGGTGGCTCCGGCGAAGAACGACGGCATGATCGCCGCGCTGAAGGAAGCAGTGGGCGACCAGCTCGCTTCGGCTTTCCAGGTGCGCGACAAGCTGCAGCGCCGCGATGCGATTTCGGCGATCAAGAAGGACGTGCTGGGTGCGCTGGCGCCGCGCGCCACGATCGAAGGCTGGGCTGCCGGTGATCTGGCCAAGGAATTCGGCGAGCTGGAATACCAGACCATGCGTGGCTCGGTGCTCAGCACCAAGGTGCGTATCGACGGCCGTGCACTGGATACCGTGCGTCCGATCAGCGCCAAGGCCGGCGTGCTGCCGCGGACCCATGGCTCGGCGCTGTTCACCCGCGGCGAGACGCAGGCGATCGTGATCACCACGCTCGGCACCGCACGCGACGGTCAGGTCATCGACGCAGTCTCGGGCGAGTACAAGGAAAACTTCCTGTTCCATTACAACTTCCCTCCGTACTCGGTAGGCGAGTGCGGTCGTTTCGGTGCACCGAAGCGTCGCGAAATCGGTCACGGCCGTCTGGCCAAGCGCGGCGTGCTTGCCGTGATGCCGAGCCTGGAAGAATTCCCGTACACCATCCGCGTGGTTTCGGAAATTACCGAGTCCAACGGTTCGTCCTCGATGGCATCGGTGTGCGGTAGCTCGCTGGCGCTGATGGACGCCGGTGTGCCGATCAAGGCGCCGGTTGCCGGTATCGCGATGGGCCTGGTCAAGGAAGGCAACGACTTCGTCGTGCTTTCCGACATCCTGGGCGACGAAGATCACCTGGGCGACATGGACTTCAAGGTGGCCGGTACTGCCGAAGGCGTGTCCGCGCTGCAGATGGACATCAAGATCGAAGGCATCACCGAAGAGATCATGAAGCAGGCATTGCAGCAGGCCAAGGCTGGTCGTCTGCACATTCTGGGCGAGATGGCGCATGCACTGACCACACCGCGTCAGGAACTGAGCGACTACGCGCCGCGCCTGCTGACCATCAAGATTCACCCGGACAAGATCCGTGAAGTGATCGGCAAGGGCGGCTCGACCATCCAGGCGATCACCAAGGAAACCGGTACGCAGATCGACATCCAGGACGACGGCACGATCATCATTGCCTCGGTCAACGCGATTGCCGCGCAGGCTGCGAAGTCACGCATCGAGCAGATCACCTCGGACGTGGAGCCGGGCCGCATCTATGAAGGCAAGGTCGCCAAGATCATGGACTTCGGCGCGTTCGTCACCATCCTGCCGGGCAAGGACGGTCTGGTGCACGTCTCGCAGATTTCCAGCGAGCGCGTGGAGAAGGTCGGCGACAAGTTGAAGGAAGGCGATCTGGTCCGCGTCAAAGTGCTGGAAGTGGACAAGCAGGGCCGCATCCGTCTGTCGATCAAGGCAGTGGAAGAAGGCGAAGGCGTTCCGGCTTCGGCCGAGTAA